In a genomic window of Candidatus Krumholzibacteriia bacterium:
- a CDS encoding DUF3352 domain-containing protein: protein MRSARWWIWGVAACLGCRAEVSEPELRRPLESMPRGACVLLVASDLANTWERAEAHEALTILKRSLPEELVAPPELVALQERLAAFETRTGTSLRQDLWLNLMRQRLAVGVYPEDGASLGDILFVAELDDGPRFRSALEAVLRESAPDWRVEETRFDELPAWRVRDGERLDVLLVQEGEFLALSTADALVHGALEIRRGASEASVLREPACATALEALGRQSVAIVSLDAGAAQWNAKGLTWDSDGVHFKRLVPMAEPAASAAGATPPRREEIMRSVPAGMTMVYYAKPAEMQQLRTLFDDFQCGSMHSSSRRAAMHFAAASSPATVQSAAAPSATPFGLDRLPFALGQDVLPWAGDEMVLVLADLKPTALVPLPNAALVLEAADGEAAVRSLGELEQRLEGFALMGGQGFEAVHYGGKTYRSLASPVLEALAPSYLVDGDLVVIATTRELLQQIIDTRRAGKGNLLRAPTFRPFTRFVPVGASVVVYADQTKLHQALLQVAHLPRLWGDEVDRAVEIMEGLSVVFEHFPASAAYIERTPEGLTLNGWMREAPE from the coding sequence ATGCGCAGCGCTCGCTGGTGGATCTGGGGAGTCGCAGCTTGTCTCGGCTGCCGGGCCGAGGTCTCCGAACCGGAGCTCCGCCGTCCGCTCGAGTCCATGCCCCGAGGCGCTTGCGTCCTGCTGGTGGCCTCGGATCTCGCCAACACCTGGGAGCGCGCCGAAGCGCATGAGGCGCTGACCATCCTGAAGCGCTCGCTCCCGGAGGAGCTGGTGGCGCCGCCCGAGCTGGTGGCGCTGCAGGAAAGACTCGCCGCCTTCGAGACGCGCACCGGTACCAGCCTGCGGCAGGATCTGTGGCTCAACTTGATGCGCCAGCGTCTCGCCGTGGGCGTCTATCCGGAAGACGGTGCCTCCCTGGGTGACATTCTCTTCGTCGCCGAGCTCGACGACGGGCCGCGCTTCCGTTCCGCTCTCGAAGCGGTGCTGCGCGAATCGGCGCCGGACTGGCGGGTGGAAGAGACGCGCTTCGACGAGCTCCCGGCCTGGCGGGTACGTGACGGCGAGCGCCTCGACGTTCTCTTGGTGCAGGAAGGCGAGTTCCTCGCCCTCTCCACGGCCGACGCGCTGGTGCACGGCGCGTTGGAGATCCGCCGCGGGGCGTCGGAAGCCTCGGTGCTGCGCGAACCGGCTTGCGCCACGGCCCTCGAGGCTCTGGGGCGGCAGAGCGTGGCGATCGTGAGCCTGGACGCCGGAGCGGCGCAGTGGAACGCCAAGGGCCTGACCTGGGACAGCGATGGCGTGCACTTCAAGCGCCTCGTGCCCATGGCGGAACCGGCGGCGTCCGCCGCCGGCGCGACGCCCCCACGGCGCGAGGAGATCATGCGCTCCGTGCCCGCCGGGATGACGATGGTGTACTACGCCAAACCGGCAGAGATGCAACAGCTGCGCACGCTCTTCGACGATTTTCAGTGTGGCTCGATGCACAGCTCGTCGCGCCGCGCAGCGATGCACTTCGCCGCCGCTTCGAGTCCGGCGACGGTGCAGAGCGCCGCCGCACCGAGTGCCACGCCCTTCGGTCTCGACCGCTTGCCCTTCGCTCTGGGGCAGGACGTCTTGCCCTGGGCCGGGGACGAGATGGTCTTGGTCCTCGCGGATCTGAAGCCGACCGCCTTGGTTCCCTTGCCCAACGCCGCGCTGGTGCTCGAGGCAGCGGATGGCGAGGCGGCGGTACGCAGCCTCGGCGAGCTGGAACAGCGTCTCGAAGGCTTCGCCCTCATGGGCGGGCAGGGCTTCGAGGCGGTGCACTACGGCGGCAAGACCTACCGCAGCCTGGCGTCCCCGGTGCTCGAAGCGCTGGCGCCGAGCTATCTCGTCGACGGCGATCTGGTGGTGATCGCCACGACGCGGGAGCTCTTGCAGCAGATCATCGACACACGCCGGGCCGGCAAGGGGAACCTGCTCCGCGCCCCCACTTTCCGTCCCTTCACGCGCTTCGTTCCGGTTGGCGCCAGCGTCGTCGTCTACGCCGACCAGACCAAACTGCATCAAGCGCTGCTGCAGGTGGCGCACTTGCCGCGCCTGTGGGGCGATGAGGTGGATCGGGCGGTGGAGATCATGGAAGGTCTGAGCGTGGTCTTCGAGCACTTCCCGGCGAGCGCCGCCTACATCGAGCGCACACCGGAAGGGCTCACGCTGAACGGGTGGATGCGCGAGGCGCCGGAGTGA
- a CDS encoding glycerol-3-phosphate dehydrogenase yields MHARRRDRLALVAPEQDLLVIGGGINGAGVARDAALRGLRVVLFDKDDFGAGTSSRTSKLVHGGLRYLEHGALRLVWEACRERRILLQQAPHLVRPLPFVFPLYEDSRFPPWKLRAGMWLYDLLATFRNVRPHRMLRPEHAGAWPDGLRRDGLRTLALYYDACMDDARLVLANVLGAQAAGAGTFNYVGVTRLLLHGGRVGGVEVEDSLSGERREFRAPCVVACTGPWTNALLAGLPGTPQPLAPTRGTHIVVRPLVKHGFTLAAGADGRVFFVLPWLGLTLVGTTDVASADDADEVTPTAAEIDYLLAETNRFFPEARLMKSDVIAAFAGLRPLLRADGSASSRPREHALLEPLPGLLCVLGGKYTTYRAVAEQVVDRVQSQLQRRHPCRTAQLPLPGGDLPWGAREHWQEGRAWRQEVVRLVAASSLDTPTVEHLLRTYGSRAAPIAALAGQEPAAARRLCPHLPHIEAEVRFALREEMALQLEDWFYRRSRTAYHPCHGLEALERVAELFAAELGWTEAEGAAASARLLQGLQKASLTPAPRASTRSA; encoded by the coding sequence ATGCACGCACGGAGGCGCGACCGGCTGGCCCTGGTGGCGCCGGAACAGGATCTCCTCGTCATCGGCGGCGGCATCAACGGCGCCGGCGTGGCGCGCGACGCAGCGTTGCGCGGCTTGCGCGTCGTCCTCTTCGACAAGGACGATTTCGGCGCCGGTACCAGCTCGCGCACCTCGAAGCTGGTGCACGGCGGTTTGCGCTACCTGGAGCACGGCGCGCTACGCCTGGTCTGGGAAGCCTGCCGCGAGCGCCGCATCCTGTTGCAGCAGGCGCCGCACCTGGTGCGCCCGCTCCCCTTCGTCTTCCCGCTCTACGAGGATTCCCGTTTCCCGCCCTGGAAGCTCCGCGCCGGCATGTGGCTCTACGATCTGCTGGCGACCTTCCGCAACGTCCGGCCGCACCGCATGCTGCGCCCCGAGCACGCCGGCGCCTGGCCCGATGGCTTGCGGCGCGACGGCCTGCGGACGCTGGCCCTCTACTACGACGCTTGCATGGACGACGCGCGGCTGGTCTTGGCCAACGTGCTGGGGGCGCAGGCCGCCGGTGCGGGGACCTTCAACTACGTGGGCGTGACCCGGCTGCTCCTCCACGGCGGTCGCGTCGGCGGCGTCGAGGTCGAGGACAGCCTGAGCGGCGAGCGCCGGGAGTTCCGCGCTCCTTGCGTCGTCGCCTGCACCGGACCTTGGACCAACGCCTTGCTCGCCGGCTTGCCCGGGACCCCCCAACCTCTGGCACCGACGCGGGGAACCCACATCGTCGTCCGCCCGTTGGTGAAGCACGGCTTCACCTTGGCCGCGGGCGCCGACGGCCGGGTCTTCTTCGTCCTCCCCTGGTTGGGTCTGACGCTCGTGGGCACGACCGACGTGGCGAGCGCCGACGACGCCGATGAGGTCACACCGACGGCGGCAGAGATCGATTACCTACTGGCGGAAACGAACCGCTTCTTCCCGGAAGCGCGACTCATGAAGAGCGACGTGATCGCCGCCTTCGCCGGGTTGCGGCCGCTGCTCCGCGCCGACGGCAGCGCCTCTTCGCGGCCGCGGGAGCACGCGCTGCTCGAGCCCCTGCCGGGGTTGCTCTGCGTCCTCGGCGGCAAGTACACCACCTACCGGGCGGTGGCCGAGCAGGTGGTGGATCGAGTGCAGAGCCAGCTCCAGCGGCGCCATCCTTGCCGCACGGCGCAGCTCCCCTTGCCCGGGGGAGATCTGCCCTGGGGGGCTCGGGAGCACTGGCAGGAAGGTCGCGCCTGGCGGCAAGAAGTGGTACGCCTGGTCGCGGCGAGCAGCCTCGACACCCCGACGGTGGAGCACCTGCTCCGCACCTACGGTAGCCGCGCCGCACCCATCGCGGCGCTCGCCGGCCAGGAACCCGCGGCGGCCCGGCGCTTGTGCCCGCACTTGCCCCACATCGAAGCGGAAGTGCGCTTCGCGCTCCGGGAGGAGATGGCGTTGCAGCTGGAGGACTGGTTCTACCGCCGCTCGCGCACCGCTTACCATCCCTGTCACGGCCTCGAGGCGCTGGAACGGGTGGCGGAGCTCTTCGCCGCCGAGCTCGGCTGGACGGAGGCCGAAGGCGCCGCGGCCAGCGCCCGTCTCCTGCAAGGGCTGCAGAAGGCGAGCCTCACTCCGGCGCCTCGCGCATCCACCCGTTCAGCGTGA
- a CDS encoding PEGA domain-containing protein: protein MNPLSSYAWRSLGAALLLAGCGAPATVLSQQDASSIAPLAEGANTAHLVAAVLGHPRAIEYSVNGVRIEPAVEIAWWDDARIEIDLQPGTYRVDATYRVRGFAPEKHLARLETPAPVEVHSGGTTYLIADLAKDWRGVPARTVTSFRIVDAETFTRMTTASKSRAGSAAPLGAAAAATSNDETGGNAVASAAAAPEETGGTADAASTTGAVTILRGTPEGVTSSTYVPSASEANTPSIVIHGNDVVPPGSEPAGEAAAAAAGAAATGSEAPSVGTQSAATSVPEAQAAAAGATSTVPEAPSVGAQSAANPAATGAAVGTAIEGTAASGATVGKGRDVVEPADPSTAQGLPSAADPPSQVLLEPGSSAPATIAMRLDSQPSGAKVLVDEHEVGKTPLEVRLDPTADHVIRFERDGCGDHVRFVSAAGWEKGRSTKLTVQMECP, encoded by the coding sequence ATGAATCCCTTGTCCTCGTACGCTTGGAGAAGCCTCGGTGCCGCGTTGCTCCTCGCCGGCTGCGGCGCCCCAGCCACCGTTCTTTCCCAGCAGGACGCGAGCAGCATCGCTCCCCTCGCCGAGGGAGCGAACACCGCTCACCTCGTCGCCGCCGTCCTCGGTCACCCGCGCGCCATCGAATACAGCGTCAATGGCGTGCGCATCGAGCCAGCGGTCGAAATCGCCTGGTGGGATGATGCGCGGATCGAGATCGATCTGCAGCCCGGGACGTACCGAGTGGATGCGACGTATCGCGTCCGCGGTTTTGCCCCGGAGAAACATCTCGCCCGCCTCGAAACGCCGGCCCCGGTGGAAGTGCACAGCGGCGGCACCACCTACCTCATTGCCGATCTCGCCAAGGACTGGCGCGGCGTGCCGGCGCGGACGGTGACGTCGTTCCGCATCGTCGACGCTGAAACCTTCACCCGCATGACCACGGCGTCCAAGTCGCGCGCCGGCAGCGCGGCACCGCTGGGCGCGGCGGCGGCCGCGACCTCGAACGACGAAACAGGCGGCAACGCGGTGGCGAGCGCCGCAGCGGCACCGGAGGAAACCGGCGGCACGGCGGACGCCGCGAGCACGACGGGGGCGGTCACCATTCTTCGTGGCACACCGGAGGGCGTGACCTCGTCCACCTATGTGCCGTCGGCGAGCGAGGCGAACACTCCTTCCATCGTCATCCACGGCAACGACGTCGTGCCGCCCGGCAGCGAGCCCGCAGGAGAGGCAGCGGCCGCCGCGGCCGGCGCCGCGGCGACCGGCTCCGAGGCGCCGTCCGTGGGAACGCAAAGTGCCGCGACTTCGGTCCCGGAGGCACAGGCGGCAGCGGCCGGTGCCACGAGTACGGTTCCCGAGGCGCCGTCGGTCGGCGCGCAGAGCGCCGCGAACCCGGCAGCGACGGGGGCGGCGGTGGGCACCGCCATCGAAGGCACCGCGGCGAGCGGCGCCACGGTTGGAAAGGGTAGAGACGTCGTCGAGCCCGCGGATCCGAGCACGGCGCAGGGGTTGCCCTCCGCGGCGGATCCGCCGTCGCAGGTGCTCCTCGAACCCGGATCGAGCGCTCCGGCGACGATCGCCATGCGTCTCGACAGCCAGCCCAGCGGGGCCAAGGTGCTCGTGGACGAGCACGAGGTCGGCAAGACGCCCCTCGAGGTGCGCCTCGACCCGACGGCGGACCACGTGATCCGCTTCGAACGCGATGGTTGCGGCGATCACGTGCGTTTCGTTTCCGCCGCTGGGTGGGAAAAAGGCAGGAGCACGAAGCTGACGGTGCAGATGGAGTGCCCGTAG
- a CDS encoding SpoIIE family protein phosphatase yields MPKPPRTERRHDRLRRFWRRRDVLVVLSLLLLALLLRRPFLLLVPGTIVAVALFRPLYARILDSVRAKLMAFYLYAALLPFLLILCVLLFVGYVVLGHGSAQVVERRLEALSTWMERRGDQAEAAYWRERAAGTPPERAAVRALQTAFAATDSAATAWWVLGANEVPLASAGAVGEFGPLEPGWLRGRSFAGLVVAGSRLELRLHSVFPGSGGRLLRLGAALPLTSELLAREPPEAGARVHGGLGDPGRPLAAPAGTDSSPIAAGILAWVEPRTTAADTASGGVTASQRQMLERVAAKSAFPALLWDYRGHPVDWVTGRTEASGPPISIAFSLEGATRALLRTSFETLGAVAIVVLVVCGLIVLLQLVATFRGFAYARAIAAAVSRLDAGVRALRAGNFGTRIQPKERDQLGRLALAFNDMSQQLQALLQQRAEHESVERELAMARSVQRRLFPESLPQVPYLEASGICLPARLVSGDYYDFIPFAGGTDVVIADVSGKGMSAALLMASVQAALRSQYPLDGQPAPDPGTILARLNHHLHATLEPTRFVTLFLLRILEDGRVLYGNAGHNPALLLRGERAEWLQAGGLLLGPFAAPRFESTALRASSGDVLCLYTDGVTEAEGAEGEHFGEERLATVLRAGRHLPPEALQESIVGAVRAWQGEQEPTDDITLVLLRLKR; encoded by the coding sequence GTGCCCAAGCCACCACGGACCGAACGCCGCCACGATCGGCTGCGCCGGTTCTGGCGCCGGCGCGACGTCCTGGTGGTCCTCTCCCTGCTGCTCCTGGCGCTCCTCCTGCGCCGCCCGTTCCTCCTCCTCGTCCCCGGAACCATCGTGGCGGTCGCCCTGTTCCGCCCGCTCTACGCCCGCATCCTCGACTCGGTGCGGGCGAAGCTCATGGCTTTCTATTTGTACGCGGCGCTCCTGCCGTTCCTCCTGATTCTTTGCGTCCTCCTCTTCGTGGGCTACGTGGTCCTCGGCCACGGTAGCGCCCAGGTGGTCGAGCGCCGGCTCGAGGCGCTCTCCACCTGGATGGAGCGGCGCGGCGACCAGGCGGAAGCGGCGTACTGGCGGGAACGGGCGGCCGGTACGCCGCCGGAGCGTGCCGCGGTGCGGGCCCTGCAGACCGCCTTCGCCGCCACGGACTCGGCGGCAACCGCCTGGTGGGTCCTGGGAGCGAACGAGGTACCGCTCGCCTCCGCGGGTGCGGTGGGGGAGTTCGGGCCGCTCGAGCCGGGCTGGCTGCGGGGGCGGAGCTTCGCCGGACTCGTGGTGGCCGGCTCCCGGCTGGAGCTGCGCTTGCACTCTGTCTTTCCCGGCTCCGGAGGGCGGCTGCTTCGCCTCGGCGCCGCGCTGCCCCTCACCTCGGAGCTCCTGGCTCGGGAACCCCCCGAGGCGGGCGCGCGAGTGCACGGCGGCCTGGGCGACCCTGGCCGTCCTCTCGCGGCACCGGCCGGCACCGATTCGAGCCCGATCGCCGCCGGCATCCTCGCCTGGGTCGAGCCGCGCACGACGGCAGCGGACACGGCGAGCGGCGGCGTCACCGCCTCCCAGCGCCAGATGCTGGAGCGCGTGGCGGCGAAGTCGGCCTTCCCGGCGCTCCTCTGGGACTACCGCGGCCATCCGGTGGACTGGGTCACCGGTCGCACCGAAGCAAGTGGTCCGCCGATCAGCATCGCCTTCTCCCTCGAGGGCGCCACCCGCGCTCTGCTGCGCACGAGCTTCGAGACCCTCGGGGCCGTTGCCATCGTGGTGCTCGTGGTGTGCGGCCTCATCGTCCTCCTCCAGCTCGTCGCCACCTTCCGCGGTTTCGCCTATGCCCGCGCCATCGCCGCCGCCGTCTCCCGCCTCGATGCCGGCGTGCGTGCGCTGCGCGCCGGCAACTTCGGCACCCGCATCCAGCCCAAGGAACGGGATCAGCTCGGCCGGCTCGCCCTCGCCTTCAACGACATGTCGCAACAGCTGCAAGCTCTCCTGCAACAGCGGGCGGAGCACGAGAGCGTGGAGCGCGAGCTCGCCATGGCGCGCAGCGTGCAGCGCCGCTTGTTCCCCGAGTCGCTGCCGCAGGTCCCCTATCTGGAGGCGAGCGGCATCTGTCTGCCGGCGCGCCTGGTGAGCGGCGACTACTACGATTTCATCCCCTTCGCCGGCGGCACCGACGTGGTCATCGCCGACGTGAGCGGCAAGGGCATGTCGGCGGCGCTGCTCATGGCGAGCGTGCAGGCCGCGCTGCGGAGCCAGTACCCCCTGGACGGCCAGCCGGCGCCGGATCCCGGCACCATCCTGGCGCGGCTCAACCATCACCTGCATGCCACGCTGGAGCCGACGCGCTTCGTCACCCTCTTCCTGCTCCGCATTCTCGAGGATGGCCGCGTCCTCTACGGCAATGCTGGACACAATCCGGCCCTGCTGCTTCGCGGCGAGCGCGCCGAATGGTTGCAGGCGGGAGGGCTGCTGCTCGGGCCGTTCGCGGCGCCGCGCTTCGAGAGCACCGCCTTGCGCGCGAGCAGCGGCGATGTCCTCTGTCTCTACACCGACGGCGTCACCGAGGCGGAGGGGGCGGAAGGAGAGCACTTCGGCGAGGAACGCTTGGCGACCGTGCTGCGGGCCGGCCGGCACTTGCCGCCGGAGGCATTGCAGGAGTCCATCGTCGGCGCCGTGCGTGCCTGGCAGGGCGAGCAAGAACCCACCGACGATATCACCCTGGTGCTGCTGCGCCTCAAGCGCTAA
- a CDS encoding TIGR04283 family arsenosugar biosynthesis glycosyltransferase, producing the protein MATGRRITEESPSAAAESFAVVIPALNEAACIGAAVARVRRAPGVEDVVVVDGGSEDGTAALARRAGARVLASAPGRGVQMNAGARAARGSTLVFLHADCELPPAAFESMRAVLQRGHDAGVFAIDYGSPHPLLRLLSALSRLRTRWTEFGEAALFVRRERFESIGGFPNWPLFEDVEILARLRRRGRLGRARGSVRASPRRYLRRGVVRQQLLVLHLYALYHLGVSPSNLQRRYGCAQEAGRNRRAVEGAGV; encoded by the coding sequence TTGGCAACCGGACGCAGGATAACAGAAGAGTCCCCGAGTGCGGCGGCGGAGAGCTTCGCCGTCGTCATCCCGGCGCTGAACGAAGCGGCGTGCATCGGCGCCGCCGTGGCGCGGGTCCGTCGCGCCCCCGGGGTGGAAGACGTCGTGGTCGTGGATGGCGGCAGTGAGGACGGGACCGCGGCACTGGCGCGCCGGGCCGGCGCGCGTGTCCTCGCTTCCGCCCCGGGACGCGGGGTGCAGATGAACGCTGGCGCCCGCGCCGCCCGCGGCAGCACCCTCGTCTTCCTGCACGCCGATTGCGAGCTTCCCCCCGCCGCTTTCGAGTCCATGCGTGCGGTGCTGCAGCGAGGCCACGACGCCGGTGTCTTCGCCATCGACTACGGTTCTCCCCATCCGCTCCTCCGCCTGCTCTCGGCGCTTTCCCGCCTGCGCACACGCTGGACCGAGTTCGGCGAAGCCGCGCTCTTCGTCCGGCGTGAACGCTTCGAAAGCATCGGCGGCTTCCCCAACTGGCCGCTCTTCGAAGACGTGGAGATCCTGGCGCGGCTGCGGCGCCGCGGCCGTCTCGGCCGGGCCCGAGGCAGCGTCCGCGCTTCACCTCGGCGCTACCTGCGCCGCGGCGTCGTACGGCAGCAGCTCCTTGTCCTGCATCTCTATGCCCTCTACCACTTGGGGGTTTCGCCGTCGAACTTGCAGCGGCGCTACGGGTGCGCCCAGGAGGCGGGACGCAATCGACGTGCAGTCGAAGGCGCTGGGGTCTGA